Proteins from a genomic interval of uncultured Desulfuromusa sp.:
- a CDS encoding proline/glycine betaine ABC transporter permease, with protein MNFLSFDKKLIPLDSWVQDFVDWLVFNHRDIFQAIKMPIELCLKGFEWIFTTLPPVFVILFFIAVAWRYAGKRVATFSFVTLMLVGYLGLWDETMTTLAMVVSSVFFCALAGIPLGIMSGRSDRFEVFLRPALDAMQTIPPFVYLVPVVMLFSIGTVSGILATIVFALPPIVRLTSLGIRQVHPELIEAALAFGATPWQVLRKVQFPLALPSIMAGLNQTLMMALSMVVIAALIGAGGLGNPVVQGLNTLEIGLATIGGLSIVLLAMMLDRITQSFGKK; from the coding sequence ATGAATTTTCTGAGTTTTGATAAAAAATTGATACCGCTCGATAGTTGGGTTCAGGATTTTGTCGACTGGCTGGTTTTCAATCACCGTGACATTTTTCAGGCAATAAAAATGCCGATTGAACTTTGTCTGAAAGGGTTTGAATGGATTTTTACCACCTTGCCACCTGTTTTCGTCATCCTGTTTTTTATTGCCGTGGCCTGGAGATATGCCGGTAAGCGGGTCGCGACTTTCTCCTTTGTGACTTTAATGCTCGTGGGTTACCTGGGGCTGTGGGACGAGACAATGACGACTCTCGCAATGGTTGTCAGTTCAGTGTTTTTCTGCGCCCTGGCTGGGATACCTCTTGGTATCATGTCTGGACGGAGCGACCGTTTCGAGGTGTTCCTGAGACCGGCCCTTGATGCCATGCAGACCATCCCACCTTTCGTCTATCTGGTTCCTGTGGTCATGCTGTTCAGTATCGGGACCGTTTCCGGGATTTTGGCAACAATTGTTTTTGCTTTGCCACCAATTGTGCGCTTAACCAGTCTGGGGATCCGTCAGGTTCACCCGGAACTAATCGAAGCGGCTTTGGCTTTCGGAGCAACTCCCTGGCAGGTTCTCCGGAAAGTCCAGTTCCCTTTGGCATTACCTTCAATCATGGCCGGACTGAATCAGACTTTGATGATGGCCTTGTCGATGGTCGTTATTGCTGCTCTGATTGGTGCCGGAGGCCTTGGTAATCCGGTTGTTCAGGGCCTGAATACGCTTGAGATCGGACTGGCCACGATCGGTGGTCTGTCTATTGTGCTGCTGGCGATGATGCTTGATCGCATCACCCAGAGTTTTGGGAAGAAATAG
- the purF gene encoding amidophosphoribosyltransferase, with product MFDKLHEECGVFGIFGHPEAANLTYLGLYALQHRGQESCGIVSSDGMQLKAHLGMGLVSDVFKQDDIFNKLPGSSAIGHVRYSTAGGNDMKNCQPIMVDYSRGSIAVAHNGNLVNAPEVRNALEKSGSIFSTTADTETIIHLIARAQSDSLVERVCESLQQVKGAYSLAFLTETRMIAVRDPSGFRPLSLAKLDGAFVVASESCAFDLIEAEYIREIEPGEMVVVDKKGMKSYFPFKEKVRNTPCIFEYIYFARPDSRIFNRMVYPVRKEFGRQLARQYPVDADLVIAVPDSGMPAAMGFAEEAGLPFELGLIRNHYVGRTFIEPQQSIRHFGVKLKLNPVREILEGKRVVVVDDSIVRGTTSRKIVKMIRNAGAKEVHVRISSPPTSFPCFYGIDTPSRKELISASHNIDEIARYFTADTLCYLNIEGLHEALRQFGDHKVDFCDACFSGDYPVKFPRLTDTNQLGLF from the coding sequence ATGTTTGATAAACTTCATGAAGAATGCGGAGTCTTTGGAATTTTCGGTCATCCTGAAGCCGCCAATCTAACTTATCTTGGGCTTTATGCTTTACAACATCGAGGCCAGGAAAGTTGTGGGATTGTTTCCTCTGACGGAATGCAATTGAAGGCTCACCTCGGTATGGGGCTGGTGTCAGATGTTTTTAAGCAGGACGACATCTTCAACAAGTTGCCGGGTAGTTCTGCCATCGGTCATGTCCGTTATTCTACCGCCGGCGGCAATGATATGAAGAATTGCCAACCTATAATGGTGGACTATTCTCGTGGAAGTATTGCTGTTGCCCATAACGGGAATCTTGTCAATGCTCCGGAAGTTCGAAATGCTCTTGAAAAGAGCGGTTCCATTTTTTCGACGACAGCTGATACCGAAACTATTATCCATCTGATTGCTCGCGCCCAATCAGATTCTCTTGTTGAGCGGGTTTGTGAATCTTTACAGCAGGTCAAAGGTGCTTACAGCCTTGCCTTTTTGACAGAGACAAGAATGATCGCCGTACGCGATCCCAGTGGATTCCGCCCATTAAGTCTGGCCAAACTGGACGGTGCTTTTGTTGTCGCTTCAGAATCCTGTGCTTTTGATCTGATTGAAGCTGAATATATTCGGGAAATTGAACCTGGAGAAATGGTTGTTGTCGACAAAAAGGGGATGAAATCCTACTTTCCCTTCAAGGAAAAGGTTCGTAACACCCCTTGTATTTTTGAATATATTTATTTTGCCCGTCCGGATAGCCGAATTTTTAATCGGATGGTTTATCCGGTACGGAAAGAGTTTGGTCGGCAACTCGCTCGCCAGTATCCAGTCGACGCTGATTTGGTGATTGCTGTCCCTGACTCCGGTATGCCTGCAGCAATGGGGTTTGCAGAGGAAGCTGGTTTGCCTTTTGAATTAGGGTTGATCAGGAATCACTATGTCGGCAGAACGTTTATCGAACCGCAGCAATCCATTCGCCATTTTGGGGTGAAACTGAAGCTTAACCCTGTCCGTGAAATTCTTGAAGGTAAACGAGTCGTTGTTGTTGATGATTCCATTGTTAGAGGGACAACGTCGCGAAAAATTGTCAAGATGATACGCAACGCAGGGGCTAAAGAAGTTCATGTGCGTATTTCCAGTCCGCCAACCAGCTTCCCCTGTTTTTACGGTATTGATACCCCATCGCGTAAAGAACTGATTTCGGCTTCACATAATATCGATGAGATTGCCCGCTATTTTACGGCTGATACCCTCTGTTATCTCAATATTGAGGGGTTGCACGAAGCATTGCGGCAATTTGGAGATCATAAGGTTGATTTTTGTGATGCCTGCTTCAGTGGTGATTACCCGGTAAAATTTCCACGTTTGACAGATACTAACCAATTGGGACTTTTTTAA
- a CDS encoding lytic transglycosylase domain-containing protein, with protein sequence MTLSTGKGYKTFMFTSFRTISAILLFFSLVVPATVWAGIYRYVDEYGRVHFTNVPTSNKFLFYRGEGEGYKLETLINHFAEKFKLDKSLIKAIIKVESDFDPQVVSTKGAQGLMQLMPETANEVGVKNPFDPSDSIYGGSLYLRKMLDSFDMNLDYALAAYNAGPGAVRKYGGIPPFEETQNYVKKVKHYFDFYSRSKDTL encoded by the coding sequence TTGACATTATCAACCGGCAAAGGTTATAAAACTTTCATGTTTACGTCCTTTCGCACTATCTCTGCTATTTTATTGTTTTTCTCCCTTGTGGTTCCAGCCACTGTCTGGGCAGGAATATACCGTTATGTTGATGAATATGGCCGGGTCCATTTCACGAATGTCCCAACGTCAAATAAATTTCTTTTTTATAGGGGTGAGGGGGAAGGTTATAAACTGGAAACCCTGATTAACCATTTTGCAGAGAAATTTAAACTTGATAAGTCGCTCATCAAGGCAATCATCAAAGTTGAGAGTGATTTTGATCCACAAGTTGTTTCAACCAAAGGGGCGCAAGGCTTAATGCAGCTTATGCCGGAAACAGCAAATGAGGTTGGAGTTAAAAACCCCTTTGACCCATCCGACTCAATTTATGGTGGATCCCTTTATTTGCGCAAAATGCTCGATTCCTTTGACATGAATTTGGACTATGCTCTAGCGGCCTATAATGCAGGTCCAGGAGCTGTCCGCAAATATGGTGGAATTCCACCGTTTGAAGAAACACAGAACTATGTTAAAAAGGTTAAGCATTATTTTGATTTTTATTCTCGCTCAAAGGACACTCTCTGA
- a CDS encoding phosphoribosylformylglycinamidine synthase subunit PurQ, with amino-acid sequence MGKTVKAIVIAGNGTNCEREVAHACRLAGADADIVHIAELLAGRVSLNDYHFLNLAGGFLDGDDLGSAKAGANRLLHAPVSGSSSALVTQLQQFIAAGKLVMGVCNGFQLLVKMGFLPVLDGSLEQTCTLTHNDSGRFEDRWCQLLIDPVSPCVFTQGLESSYLPVRHGEGKFVAADDETLQKLESLHLAVMKYADNQGQPTQDYPENPNGSIAAIAGICDQSGRIFGLMPHPEAYIHRTHHPRWTREELPEEGLGLVLYQNAVRFIEKELL; translated from the coding sequence ATGGGAAAAACCGTCAAAGCGATTGTTATTGCCGGCAATGGAACCAACTGTGAACGTGAAGTCGCTCATGCCTGTCGTTTAGCTGGTGCAGATGCGGATATCGTCCACATTGCTGAACTCCTGGCTGGTCGGGTGAGCTTGAATGACTATCATTTTCTTAATTTAGCCGGCGGCTTTCTTGATGGCGATGATCTGGGCAGTGCCAAGGCGGGAGCCAATCGTCTTTTGCACGCTCCGGTTTCAGGAAGTTCTTCTGCTCTTGTGACACAATTGCAACAATTTATTGCTGCTGGAAAACTTGTGATGGGGGTTTGCAACGGTTTTCAGTTGCTGGTTAAAATGGGGTTTTTACCCGTGCTTGACGGCAGTCTTGAACAAACCTGTACATTGACTCACAATGATAGCGGCCGTTTTGAAGATCGCTGGTGTCAGCTGTTGATAGATCCTGTTTCTCCCTGTGTTTTTACTCAGGGATTGGAGAGCTCGTATCTGCCTGTTCGTCACGGCGAAGGAAAATTTGTTGCTGCTGATGATGAGACTCTGCAGAAACTTGAAAGCTTGCATTTAGCGGTGATGAAATATGCTGATAATCAGGGACAACCAACCCAGGACTATCCGGAAAATCCTAATGGCAGCATAGCGGCAATAGCAGGAATTTGTGATCAGAGCGGTCGGATTTTCGGTTTAATGCCTCATCCCGAAGCCTACATTCATCGTACTCACCATCCGCGTTGGACCCGTGAAGAGCTTCCCGAAGAAGGGTTGGGGTTGGTTCTTTACCAGAATGCCGTGCGTTTTATTGAAAAAGAGTTGCTCTAG
- the nadB gene encoding L-aspartate oxidase, whose translation MKTTTDFLVIGSGIAGLSYALKVADQGTVSLITKRAIDDSATQLAQGGIATVFSDSDSFESHAEDTMVAGADLSDPDIVDLVVQSGPEAIHDLIDWGVKFSRNQDNLYDLTREGGHSQRRILHAKDATGREIERALVEAALKHPNITLYQNHIAVDLITESKVLQKKLHHNSCLGAYVLDINTSEVIAFGAQFTILATGGAGKVYFYTCNPDIATGDGIAIGWRAGATVANMEFMQFHPTTLYHPLAKSFLISEAVRGEGGILRRADGYAFMPDYHKLKDLAPRDIVARAIDSEMKKSGADCVFLDITHKEADFIKGHFPMIYETCLGFGIDMTKDPIPVVPATHYLCGGLSVDKNGETNIHNLFAIGEVACTGLHGANRLASNSLLEGVVFAKIAAEVSLSRLQEQLPATPQVPPWDCGNATDSDEEVIVAHNWEEIRRCMWNYVGIVRSDKRLQRAMNRIQMIQREIDEYYWNFHLTSDLIELRNITTVAQLIVQSALSRHESRGLHYTIDYPERDDENFHRDTIIPGARYSGKG comes from the coding sequence ATGAAAACCACAACAGACTTTTTAGTGATTGGTAGTGGCATTGCCGGGCTTTCCTATGCATTAAAAGTGGCCGATCAAGGGACGGTTTCTCTCATTACAAAACGCGCGATTGACGATTCTGCAACTCAACTAGCACAAGGCGGAATTGCAACGGTCTTTTCCGATAGTGACAGTTTTGAATCACATGCAGAGGATACCATGGTTGCCGGTGCTGATCTTTCTGATCCGGATATCGTGGATCTCGTTGTCCAATCCGGTCCTGAAGCTATCCACGACCTCATCGACTGGGGAGTCAAGTTCAGCCGAAACCAGGACAATCTATACGATTTAACCCGTGAAGGGGGACACAGCCAAAGACGTATTCTTCACGCAAAAGATGCCACTGGCAGAGAAATCGAACGTGCACTCGTAGAAGCAGCACTCAAACATCCCAACATTACCCTGTACCAAAATCATATTGCTGTCGACTTAATTACTGAAAGCAAAGTTTTGCAAAAGAAACTTCATCACAATAGTTGCCTTGGTGCTTATGTTCTGGATATCAACACGAGTGAGGTTATTGCTTTCGGTGCCCAATTTACGATTCTGGCAACAGGCGGTGCCGGAAAAGTTTATTTCTATACTTGCAACCCTGATATTGCCACGGGCGATGGGATCGCTATAGGTTGGCGTGCCGGTGCGACTGTTGCCAACATGGAATTCATGCAGTTTCATCCGACAACCCTGTACCATCCATTGGCTAAATCATTTCTCATTTCTGAAGCGGTTCGGGGTGAAGGAGGGATTTTAAGACGTGCTGATGGCTATGCTTTTATGCCCGACTACCACAAATTAAAGGATTTAGCTCCACGAGACATTGTCGCCAGAGCCATTGATAGCGAGATGAAAAAATCGGGAGCAGATTGTGTCTTCCTTGATATTACTCACAAAGAAGCGGATTTCATCAAAGGTCACTTTCCAATGATTTATGAAACCTGCCTTGGTTTCGGAATAGATATGACCAAAGACCCGATTCCTGTTGTTCCTGCAACCCACTACCTTTGTGGCGGACTAAGTGTCGATAAAAATGGAGAAACCAATATTCACAACCTGTTTGCTATTGGTGAAGTCGCCTGCACAGGCCTCCATGGCGCTAACCGGCTGGCAAGCAACAGTCTTCTCGAAGGGGTTGTTTTTGCCAAAATAGCGGCAGAAGTCTCCTTATCCAGACTTCAAGAGCAACTCCCTGCCACCCCGCAGGTTCCGCCCTGGGATTGTGGCAATGCTACCGACAGCGATGAAGAAGTGATCGTCGCTCACAACTGGGAAGAAATTCGTCGCTGCATGTGGAATTATGTCGGCATTGTCCGTTCAGACAAGAGGCTGCAAAGGGCCATGAATCGCATTCAGATGATTCAAAGGGAAATTGATGAATATTATTGGAATTTCCACCTCACTTCAGATTTAATCGAGCTGCGGAACATCACCACAGTCGCCCAATTGATCGTCCAGAGTGCCCTGTCACGGCATGAGAGCCGTGGGTTGCATTACACCATTGATTACCCCGAACGTGATGATGAGAATTTCCATCGCGATACCATTATTCCCGGTGCCCGCTATTCCGGAAAAGGATAA
- the proV gene encoding glycine betaine/L-proline ABC transporter ATP-binding protein ProV: MSDTVKIEVKNLYKIFGPQPKKAMKLLKEGHDKETIFDKTDTTVGVQNASFEIYTGEIFVIMGLSGSGKSTMVRMLNRLIEPTAGEVLIDGEDIVRMDDDQLVKVRRAKLSMVFQSFALMPHMTVIQNAAFGLEMDGVDKETREKRALQALEQVGLEAWAESMPDELSGGMQQRVGLARGLAVDPDVLLMDEAFSALDPLIRTEMQDELLKLQSKAKRTIVFISHDLDEAMRIGDRIAIMEGGRVVQVGTPEDILQNPADDYVRAFFRGVDPTNILTAGDIATASQVTVPITDGKNPRAGLQRLIKNDRDYAYVLDRDKIFKGIVSTDSLRHLLDRNDVPQLIPNAYLEGVTAAHKDDSLQDILPKVAGNPWPLPILDDDGSFLGVVSKNLFLKTLHRNQAEEIEVTELETEGAK, from the coding sequence ATGTCAGATACCGTTAAAATTGAAGTTAAAAACTTGTATAAAATTTTCGGACCTCAACCGAAAAAAGCGATGAAGCTCCTCAAGGAAGGCCACGATAAAGAGACCATTTTTGATAAGACGGACACAACTGTAGGTGTTCAGAATGCTAGTTTTGAGATTTACACTGGCGAAATATTTGTCATCATGGGTTTGTCGGGATCAGGTAAATCAACCATGGTGCGAATGCTCAACCGTCTGATTGAGCCGACTGCCGGCGAGGTTCTCATTGATGGTGAAGATATTGTTCGCATGGATGATGACCAGCTGGTGAAGGTCAGGCGCGCCAAGTTGAGTATGGTGTTTCAGTCTTTCGCTCTGATGCCGCATATGACAGTGATTCAGAATGCTGCATTTGGTCTGGAGATGGATGGTGTCGACAAAGAAACTCGTGAAAAGAGGGCTCTTCAAGCATTGGAACAGGTCGGTCTGGAGGCTTGGGCTGAGAGCATGCCAGATGAGCTCTCGGGGGGAATGCAACAGCGGGTCGGTCTGGCCCGAGGGCTGGCTGTTGATCCAGATGTCCTGTTGATGGATGAAGCTTTTTCCGCTCTTGATCCTCTGATCCGTACCGAGATGCAGGATGAACTGCTGAAATTACAGTCTAAGGCCAAAAGGACGATTGTTTTTATTTCTCACGATCTGGATGAAGCGATGCGTATCGGTGACAGGATCGCTATTATGGAAGGCGGCCGAGTTGTTCAGGTTGGTACTCCCGAAGATATTCTGCAGAACCCTGCAGATGATTATGTGCGCGCCTTTTTCCGTGGAGTTGATCCGACCAATATTCTCACCGCTGGTGATATTGCGACCGCTTCCCAGGTGACTGTTCCGATCACAGACGGTAAAAATCCCCGTGCCGGTCTGCAACGTTTGATTAAAAACGACCGTGATTATGCTTATGTTCTTGATCGCGACAAGATCTTTAAAGGAATTGTCTCCACCGATTCATTGCGCCATCTGCTTGACCGTAACGATGTTCCGCAACTTATTCCTAATGCTTATCTGGAGGGGGTTACTGCTGCCCATAAAGACGACTCATTACAGGACATTCTGCCGAAAGTTGCCGGGAACCCCTGGCCCCTGCCGATTCTCGATGATGACGGCAGTTTTTTAGGTGTCGTCTCGAAAAATCTGTTCCTGAAAACCTTACACCGCAATCAAGCAGAAGAAATCGAAGTCACTGAACTTGAAACTGAAGGGGCGAAATAA
- a CDS encoding iron-containing alcohol dehydrogenase, with protein MFKFNFQNPTKIIFGEGRIKDISSEIGKDRRILIAYGGGSIKKNGVFDQVKASLSGYTCFEFSGIEPNPSYETLMKAVQLVREEKIDYILAVGGGSVIDGSKFIAAAVNFSGDPWDLLAKGAAVENALPLGCVLTLPATGSEMNNGAVVTRRSLQTKLPFSNPSLYPRFAILDPTTTFTLPTKQISNGVVDAFVHVVEQYLTYPVNAKVQDRFAEGLLLTLIEEGPNALQDPQNYDVRANIMWCATLALNGLIGSGVPQDWATHMIGHELTALYGLDHAQTLAIVLPSVLTVKKEQKAAKLLQYAERVWGICDGDDSERIDKAIVKTRSFFESLQVKTYLSDYGIDTEGISKVVAQLEQHHMVRLGEKKNITPEISRKILELSLSSD; from the coding sequence ATGTTCAAATTCAATTTTCAAAACCCTACAAAAATCATATTTGGTGAAGGGCGTATCAAGGATATTTCTTCTGAAATAGGTAAGGATCGCCGCATACTTATTGCTTATGGTGGTGGCAGTATTAAGAAAAATGGTGTTTTTGACCAAGTGAAGGCATCATTGTCCGGTTATACTTGCTTTGAGTTTTCTGGGATTGAGCCAAACCCAAGTTATGAAACATTGATGAAGGCTGTTCAGTTAGTTCGAGAAGAGAAAATCGATTATATTCTCGCTGTCGGTGGCGGTTCTGTTATTGATGGGAGCAAATTTATAGCTGCAGCGGTCAATTTTTCAGGTGATCCCTGGGATCTTCTTGCAAAAGGAGCTGCAGTTGAAAATGCATTACCGCTCGGGTGTGTCCTCACTCTACCTGCGACGGGTTCGGAAATGAACAATGGCGCAGTGGTGACTCGCCGTTCTTTGCAAACTAAACTTCCTTTTTCCAACCCGAGTTTGTACCCCCGATTCGCAATCCTTGATCCGACCACAACTTTTACCCTGCCGACGAAACAAATTAGTAATGGTGTTGTTGATGCTTTTGTTCACGTTGTTGAGCAGTATCTGACTTATCCCGTTAATGCCAAGGTACAGGATCGTTTTGCAGAAGGATTGTTGTTGACGCTGATTGAGGAGGGGCCGAACGCTTTACAGGATCCACAAAACTATGATGTAAGGGCCAACATCATGTGGTGTGCAACCTTGGCTCTTAATGGCTTGATTGGTTCCGGGGTGCCGCAGGACTGGGCGACTCATATGATTGGCCATGAACTCACGGCGTTATACGGTCTTGATCACGCGCAAACCCTGGCAATCGTCCTGCCCTCAGTCTTGACCGTAAAAAAAGAACAGAAAGCGGCCAAACTTCTTCAGTATGCTGAACGTGTCTGGGGGATCTGTGATGGTGATGACTCTGAACGAATAGACAAGGCCATAGTCAAAACACGATCTTTCTTTGAGAGCCTGCAGGTTAAAACCTATTTAAGTGACTACGGAATTGATACAGAAGGTATCAGTAAGGTTGTGGCTCAATTGGAACAACACCATATGGTGAGGCTAGGGGAGAAGAAAAATATCACTCCGGAAATCAGTCGTAAAATTCTTGAACTGAGTTTGTCGTCAGATTAA
- a CDS encoding chorismate mutase, with product MDIDTIRKQINQLDEDLLRIFNQRAALALEIGEVKKQLGLPIYDPGREKLIFERMKEKNNGPLDNSAIIRLFERVIDESRSLERTHAKGEN from the coding sequence TTGGATATTGATACAATTCGGAAGCAGATCAATCAACTCGACGAAGATCTGTTGCGCATATTCAATCAACGAGCGGCACTTGCTCTTGAAATCGGTGAAGTCAAAAAGCAATTGGGTCTGCCGATTTATGACCCCGGCAGAGAGAAGCTTATTTTTGAGCGGATGAAAGAAAAAAATAACGGCCCGCTGGATAATTCAGCGATTATTCGGTTATTTGAACGGGTCATTGATGAAAGTCGCAGTCTGGAAAGAACCCACGCCAAGGGAGAGAATTAA
- the pyrE gene encoding orotate phosphoribosyltransferase gives MGVKDELKDIICELSYEEREVTLASGRKSNFYFDGKQTTLHARGGLLVGQAFWEEVKKFETEIDGVGGLTLGADPIATATSIAAQLDGSSVHAFIIRKEPKGHGTGQWLEGRKNLPPGSRVVIVEDVTTTGGSSMKAVERAQEEGLDVVGIVTLVDREEGAREAIEGAGQVLRTVFTKSEVIA, from the coding sequence ATGGGTGTTAAAGACGAACTAAAAGACATTATCTGTGAACTGTCCTATGAAGAGCGTGAAGTGACATTGGCTTCAGGCCGGAAAAGTAATTTTTATTTTGATGGGAAACAAACGACCTTGCATGCGCGTGGTGGTTTGCTTGTTGGCCAGGCCTTCTGGGAGGAAGTGAAAAAGTTTGAAACCGAAATTGATGGCGTTGGAGGCTTGACCCTTGGTGCCGATCCGATTGCAACAGCGACATCTATTGCGGCGCAATTGGATGGCAGCAGTGTGCACGCTTTTATTATTCGTAAGGAGCCTAAAGGGCATGGTACCGGACAATGGCTGGAAGGGCGTAAAAATTTGCCTCCTGGTTCCCGGGTCGTTATTGTTGAAGATGTGACGACCACAGGAGGATCCTCTATGAAAGCAGTTGAGCGGGCTCAGGAAGAAGGGCTTGATGTGGTTGGAATTGTGACTCTGGTTGATCGAGAAGAAGGTGCTCGTGAGGCGATTGAAGGGGCAGGGCAGGTGCTCCGCACTGTTTTTACAAAATCAGAAGTGATTGCTTGA
- the pgsA gene encoding CDP-diacylglycerol--glycerol-3-phosphate 3-phosphatidyltransferase: MAGEVKLLNLPNILTLSRIAAVPIVVFLLLFESKQNCFWAAFIFTAAAMTDWLDGYLARKWGVVTILGKFLDPLADKLIVMAALIMLIPLDRVPAWAVFVILGRELIVSGIRSIASSEGIVIAASDLGKYKTIFQMIAIVGLLLHYRYHWFFGVQFDFLYPSLHNAGIFIFYISLFLTVWSGGDYFVKFFKVFAKN, encoded by the coding sequence ATGGCCGGTGAAGTTAAGCTTCTGAATCTTCCTAATATTTTAACCCTGTCGCGAATAGCAGCAGTTCCGATCGTGGTTTTTTTATTGTTGTTCGAATCAAAGCAGAACTGCTTCTGGGCCGCGTTTATTTTTACTGCAGCTGCAATGACTGACTGGCTTGATGGTTACCTTGCTCGAAAATGGGGAGTTGTTACTATCCTTGGCAAGTTTTTGGATCCCCTGGCTGATAAATTGATTGTGATGGCTGCACTGATTATGCTCATTCCGCTGGATCGGGTGCCGGCATGGGCGGTTTTTGTGATTCTTGGTCGAGAGTTGATAGTGTCCGGTATCCGTTCAATTGCTTCATCGGAAGGGATTGTTATTGCAGCTAGTGACCTTGGAAAATATAAAACCATTTTTCAAATGATAGCGATAGTTGGTCTGCTGTTGCACTATCGTTATCACTGGTTTTTTGGGGTGCAATTTGATTTTCTCTACCCCTCTCTCCATAATGCCGGAATTTTTATCTTCTATATTTCGTTGTTCCTGACTGTCTGGTCCGGTGGTGATTATTTCGTGAAATTCTTCAAGGTTTTTGCAAAAAACTAA
- the proX gene encoding glycine betaine/L-proline ABC transporter substrate-binding protein ProX, whose product MKRVLLTILMLALTVPAFAANNQPGKGVDVKPARATWNTGYFQEALVRAGLTELGYKVEQPKELQNPLFYQSVMLGDVDYWTNGWFPNHTSQMPKRSEERVEVVGYVAKAGGLQGYLVSKEHVDKYNIKSLDDFKRPEVKKAFDANGDGKADLTACPPGWGCEKVITHHFDVYGLDEHINPIKAGYSASMADTMARYSSGEPIFFYTWAPNWTIGKLKPGKDVMWINVPEINPKESQMAGKDRMTVSGIEGAVTDPLKAGFVVSDIQIVANKKFLQANPAAKKFFEVFTLPLADISAQNTKMQDGEKSQDDIERHAQEWIKVNQDKWNGWLDAARTAAQ is encoded by the coding sequence ATGAAACGCGTTTTATTGACAATTCTGATGCTCGCTCTGACCGTGCCGGCATTTGCCGCGAATAACCAGCCGGGGAAAGGGGTTGACGTTAAGCCCGCCCGCGCCACCTGGAATACCGGTTATTTCCAGGAAGCTCTGGTCCGTGCCGGTCTGACGGAACTTGGCTATAAAGTTGAACAACCAAAAGAACTGCAGAACCCACTTTTTTATCAATCCGTCATGCTCGGTGACGTTGACTACTGGACGAATGGTTGGTTTCCGAACCATACCAGTCAGATGCCGAAGCGCTCAGAAGAGCGGGTCGAAGTCGTCGGTTACGTCGCAAAAGCTGGTGGTTTGCAGGGCTACCTGGTTTCGAAAGAACACGTGGATAAGTACAACATCAAGTCCCTTGACGATTTCAAGCGCCCGGAAGTAAAAAAAGCTTTTGATGCCAACGGTGATGGTAAAGCTGACTTGACGGCCTGTCCTCCGGGTTGGGGTTGTGAAAAAGTTATCACTCATCATTTCGATGTTTATGGGCTGGATGAACATATCAATCCAATCAAGGCTGGTTATTCCGCCAGTATGGCCGACACCATGGCTCGTTACTCTTCTGGTGAGCCGATTTTCTTCTATACTTGGGCACCAAACTGGACTATTGGCAAGCTGAAGCCTGGTAAGGATGTTATGTGGATTAATGTGCCTGAAATCAACCCGAAGGAATCCCAAATGGCGGGCAAGGACAGGATGACCGTCAGTGGTATCGAAGGTGCAGTTACCGATCCGCTTAAAGCCGGGTTTGTGGTCAGCGATATTCAGATTGTTGCCAACAAGAAATTTTTGCAGGCCAACCCTGCCGCAAAGAAATTTTTCGAAGTTTTTACGCTGCCTCTGGCCGATATCAGCGCCCAGAACACCAAAATGCAGGATGGTGAAAAATCTCAGGATGATATTGAACGCCATGCTCAGGAATGGATTAAGGTAAATCAGGATAAGTGGAATGGATGGCTGGATGCTGCTCGTACCGCTGCACAGTAA